One genomic window of Salvelinus alpinus chromosome 17, SLU_Salpinus.1, whole genome shotgun sequence includes the following:
- the LOC139542595 gene encoding solute carrier family 35 member E2A-like, with translation MASNGWAGRHSLWRFLSPFRSRQERVVLARSESMPGEHVLKITITETTIIEADSGVWNSKSLVYLGLWYFFSFCTLFLNKYILSLLEGEPSMLGAVQMVSTTIIGFLKMYVPCCLYQHKSRTEYPPNFLMIMLFVGLMRFTSVVLGLVSLKNVAVSFAETVKSSAPIFTVIMSRLILGEYTGMWVNLSLFPVMAGLALCTATEISFNMLGFSAALSTNIMDCLQNVFSKKLLSGDTYKFSPPDLQFYTSAAAVIMLIPAWVFLMDISVIGKSGRSFSWSPDIVLLLLFDGALFHLQSVTAYALMGRISPVTFSVASTVKHALSVWLSIILFSNHITVLSAAGTALVFVGVLLYNKAKQFQRHTLKALAHAQAQGHNYKPLLQDHKLKASDR, from the exons ATGGCGTCCAACGGTTGGGCTGGAAGACATTCCCTGTGGCGGTTCCTTTCGCCGTTTCGAAGCAGGCAGGAGCGTGTGGTGCTGGCACGCAGCGAGAGCATGCCGGGGGAACACGTGCTGAAGATCACCATCACAGAGACCACGATAATCGAGGCAGATTCAGGGGTATGGAACTCCAAGTCGCTGGTCTACCTGGGCCTGTGGTACTTCTTCAGCTTCTGCACACTTTTCCTCAACAAGTACATCCTATCTCTGCTAGAGGGGGAGCCAAGCATGCTGG gCGCTGTTCAAATGGTCTCCACCACCATCATAGGCTTTCTGAAGATGTATGTGCCTTGCTGCCTATACCAGCACAAGTCCAGGACTGAGTACCCCCCCAACTTCctcatgatcatgctgtttgtggGGCTCATGAG GTTCACCAGTGTGGTGCTGGGTCTGGTGAGCCTGAAGAATGTGGCCGTTTCCTTTGCAGAGACGGTGAAGAGCTCTGCGCCCATCTTCACTGTCATCATGTCAAGGCTGATCTTGGGGGAATACACAG GTATGTGGGTGAACCTGTCCCTCTTTCCTGTCATGGCTGGTCTGGCCCTCTGCACGGCAACAGAGATCAGTTTCAACATGCTGGGCTTCTCCGCAGCCCTCTCCACCAACATCATGGactg TTTACAGAATGTTTTTTCAAAGAAGCTACTAAGTGGAGACACCTACAAATTCAG CCCTCCAGATCTGCAGTTCTACACCAGTGCAGCTGCAGTCATTATGCTCATACCTGCCTGGGTCTTCCTCATG GACATTTCAGTGATTGGGAAGAGTGGGCGTTCGTTCAGCTGGAGTCCAGACATCGTTCTGCTGCTACTGTTTGATGGGGCCCTGTTCCACCTGCAGAGTGTCACCGCCTACGCCCTCATGGGACGCATCTCTCCCGTCACCTTTAG TGTAGCCAGCACAGTGAAGCAtgccctgtctgtctggctgagcaTCATCTTGTTCAGTAACCACATCACGGTGCTCAGCGCTGCCGGCACGGCCCTGGTGTTTGTGGGCGTGCTGCTGTACAACAAGGCCAAGCAGTTTCAGAGACACACCTTAAAGGCCCTGGCCCACGCCCAGGCTCAGGGCCACAACTACAAACCACTACTGCAGGATCACAAGCTCAAAGCATCGGACCGATAG